In Arachis hypogaea cultivar Tifrunner chromosome 7, arahy.Tifrunner.gnm2.J5K5, whole genome shotgun sequence, the genomic window GTCTTTTATCACTATATGTGGTGGCTTTAGGGGATAAACCGCTTACACCAACAGCTGGCAAGGATATGACGCTAGGGGTTGATGCATGTACCACCGAAGCTGTCAAATGTTAGCGTACAATTATAGTATAAACAGAGGTATAAAAATTCCTTATGTAGAAAGTCTGGTTTGAAATCTAGAAAATTTTTGTTCACCATTTTACTGCTCGCCAGACTCTCGCGATAGCTCACGTTTTTTAAGTAATCTTAATGTACACTGCAAAAACCTGTAGCAGCAGCAGAAGTATCCACAACTTTTGTTGCATCACCAAGGTTCACATGGCCTCCAAGCTCAAAAAATACTGAATGAGCTTCCTTCTAAAAGCTTTCAACAGCAGATACATATGGAGCAGCTAAGTCGTCAACATTGGATCCAGAAAGAAGTTGAACTGCATTTGCTCCCTTAGAAAATTTATACCAAAagcaaaaggagaaaaaaaatcaatatcaGAACTAAGATTTCTTTTTAAGCTTTTACTGAAAACATTTATAGGTTATAACAAGCAACAATGGGTCAGAACATCACAATAAAATCCTAGCTTGGCAGTCCCCCCAACATTAGTTTGGAAGACAAACCACTATTTTACATCATTACCTCAGGAAGATTGCCAACATCCTTGACTTTTTCAACTTCCCCGGATAATCGTTTTAGAGCCTCTTTGTGCCTCTCAAGTTCATTAATAAACTTTGCTTTCTCctgaaagtaaattaattaacaagagagaagtaaaaaaataaagagggTTTGGTGTCAACAAATTATTGGCTCAACCAAATCCCCCCTTGTAACTTAACCATAGCAACAACCAAGTATTAACCCTCAAGGAACACAAAATTAAATAGATCAAACAATAAAGTTACTTAAGTATCAAGTAACGtctattaaaaatcaaattttaatagagCAAGATtagcttttgtatttttttaaacaaaaagaaaagtacaGCAACATACAATGAGCAAGGGGGTCAACGTCAATCCattattggaagcaaccacaATGCATATTTAATTAAGAGATGCGAATAAAAACAATTTAGGAAACAGGAAAAACACCTGCTCAACATTGTTGTAAGAATCCTTTATTGCTTTAGTCTTAATTCGTCTGCCTTTCTCCATTCGATTTTCTTCCCTCTCCTTCTTTAATTCATCTCGTTGTCTCTCCATTGTTTTTTCAAGAGTCTaagaatagaaataataaaattaatacatGCTGAATCaaatttcttcaaaaataaatGGTTGAACCACTTTCAAGTAAACCTGTATTCTGGtgtccttctcttctttcattgCATGATCACCAGTTGTATCAGTAGTCAACTTTTTCCCTGAAAATTCAAAGAATAAATATACTCCAGCCACAAATACCCATAGAACTTGAAAATTGAAATGACAGGagggaagaaagagaaaagagggggGACTAAGAA contains:
- the LOC112703533 gene encoding uncharacterized protein; protein product: MGKTLFVKQDSVARLEQDLSNCRVELAETEKRINDITQSEVSLKYEVDMHKKMLVSWKIKNDLLSKEVQQLLKQLDEIKQGKKLTTDTTGDHAMKEEKDTRIQTLEKTMERQRDELKKEREENRMEKGRRIKTKAIKDSYNNVEQEKAKFINELERHKEALKRLSGEVEKVKDVGNLPEGANAVQLLSGSNVDDLAAPYVSAVESF